In the Pseudomonas sp. DTU_2021_1001937_2_SI_NGA_ILE_001 genome, one interval contains:
- a CDS encoding DSD1 family PLP-dependent enzyme, whose product MPHSLDHLETPAALIDLPTMSRNIQRLQQRAERLGVRLRPHVKTSKCLPVIKAQLAAGAQGITVSTLHEARHCFAAGIDDILYAVAIAPGKLPQALELQRHGCRLGILTDSLESARAIVEFASRHQCAFSVWIEIDSDGHRGGLKADDDTLLTVARCLHAAGMRLAGVMTHAGSSYELNDSESLQRLAEQERLACVTAAEQLRNQGLPCPEVSVGSTPTALSAAHLEGVTEVRAGVYVFFDLVMHNVGVCHREDLALSVLTTVIGHQLDKGWVITDAGWMAMSRDRGTQRQRRDFGYGQVCSLEGEWIEAAQFHTANQEHGLITLANLDSSTLLSRFPIGLRLRILPNHACATGAQFPAYQALDAQGNTQAWSRLHGW is encoded by the coding sequence ATGCCTCACTCACTCGACCACCTCGAGACCCCGGCAGCACTCATCGATCTGCCGACGATGTCTCGCAACATCCAGCGCTTGCAGCAGCGCGCAGAACGGCTGGGCGTACGCTTGCGCCCGCATGTGAAAACCAGCAAGTGTCTGCCGGTAATCAAGGCTCAACTGGCCGCCGGCGCCCAGGGCATCACCGTGTCGACCCTCCACGAGGCCCGACATTGCTTCGCTGCCGGCATCGACGACATTCTCTATGCCGTGGCCATCGCCCCCGGCAAGCTGCCACAAGCCCTCGAACTGCAGCGTCATGGCTGTCGGCTGGGCATCCTGACTGACAGCCTCGAGAGCGCACGGGCCATCGTCGAATTCGCCAGCCGACATCAATGCGCGTTCAGCGTATGGATCGAGATCGACAGCGACGGTCACCGTGGCGGACTGAAGGCCGATGACGATACCCTGCTGACGGTCGCCCGCTGCCTGCATGCCGCCGGCATGCGCCTGGCCGGGGTCATGACTCACGCCGGCTCCAGTTACGAACTGAACGACTCCGAGTCCTTACAGCGCCTGGCAGAGCAGGAGCGCCTCGCCTGCGTGACGGCCGCCGAACAGCTGCGTAACCAAGGGCTGCCCTGCCCCGAGGTCAGCGTCGGCTCTACGCCCACGGCGCTGTCAGCCGCCCACCTGGAGGGAGTCACGGAAGTTCGCGCCGGTGTCTATGTATTCTTCGACCTGGTGATGCACAACGTCGGCGTCTGCCACCGCGAAGACCTGGCCCTGAGTGTCCTGACCACGGTCATTGGCCATCAGCTGGACAAAGGCTGGGTCATCACCGACGCCGGATGGATGGCCATGAGCCGCGACCGCGGCACGCAACGCCAGCGCCGCGACTTCGGTTACGGACAGGTGTGCAGCCTGGAAGGCGAATGGATCGAAGCGGCGCAATTTCATACCGCCAATCAAGAGCATGGGCTCATCACCCTGGCAAACCTGGACAGCAGCACCCTGCTGTCGCGTTTTCCCATCGGCCTCCGTTTGCGCATCCTGCCCAACCACGCCTGCGCCACTGGGGCGCAGTTTCCTGCCTACCAGGCGCTTGACGCCCAGGGCAACACTCAAGCCTGGAGTCGCCTGCATGGCTGGTAA
- a CDS encoding LysR substrate-binding domain-containing protein, whose amino-acid sequence MFSLEDLRLVVALGHSASLSAAARSLRVTPPALSMRLRKLEAQLGVALANRDARRLSLTAEGQRLAEECAQLLERFERLSESFRASDAPLHGTLRLAAPFGFGRQRIAPLLARFARLHPGLRLCLDLRETPWPDRHDSDAVVHIGPVSDSAWVARTLASNHRWLCASPEYLARHGVPATPDELPDHRCLCIRENDQDVTLWQLQQGARQRSLRIDPAMLCNDGSVARRWAEQGLGLVLRSQWDVEQAISQGRLVRVLADWSFGSVPVLLLVPARRQRSARVQALVAFLEQAFGGDSPLTPLSTPEPMGDDASHHPLE is encoded by the coding sequence ATGTTCAGCCTTGAAGATCTCCGTCTGGTCGTGGCGCTGGGGCATTCGGCTTCGCTCAGCGCAGCCGCGCGGTCACTGCGAGTGACCCCGCCAGCTTTGTCTATGCGTCTGCGCAAGCTCGAGGCGCAGTTGGGTGTTGCCCTGGCCAACCGTGATGCTCGGCGCCTGAGTCTGACTGCCGAAGGCCAGCGCCTGGCCGAGGAGTGTGCGCAACTGCTGGAGCGCTTCGAGCGCTTGTCGGAGTCCTTTCGTGCCTCTGACGCGCCGCTGCACGGCACCTTGCGCCTGGCCGCGCCGTTCGGTTTCGGACGCCAGCGCATCGCACCGTTGCTGGCTCGGTTCGCTCGCCTGCACCCGGGGCTGCGCCTGTGCCTGGACTTGCGCGAAACTCCCTGGCCCGATCGGCACGACAGCGATGCGGTGGTGCATATCGGCCCGGTCAGCGACAGTGCCTGGGTGGCACGAACTCTGGCCAGCAATCACCGTTGGCTGTGCGCGAGCCCTGAGTATCTGGCGCGCCATGGAGTGCCCGCCACGCCAGACGAGTTGCCTGATCATCGCTGCCTGTGTATCCGCGAGAACGATCAGGACGTGACCCTGTGGCAACTTCAGCAAGGGGCAAGGCAGCGCAGCCTGCGCATTGATCCGGCGATGCTGTGCAACGATGGCAGCGTGGCCCGGCGCTGGGCCGAACAAGGTCTGGGGTTGGTGCTGCGTTCGCAGTGGGATGTCGAGCAGGCGATAAGCCAGGGGCGTCTGGTTCGGGTGCTGGCCGATTGGTCGTTCGGCAGCGTACCGGTGCTGCTCTTGGTGCCTGCGCGCCGGCAACGCAGTGCCCGTGTGCAGGCACTTGTCGCATTCCTCGAACAGGCTTTCGGCGGTGACAGCCCTCTCACGCCGTTGTCTACCCCTGAGCCGATGGGCGACGACGCTTCGCATCACCCCCTTGAGTGA
- a CDS encoding metallophosphoesterase family protein, translating into MKVGVISDTHGLLRPEALAALQGCARIVHAGDIGKPEILEQLARLAPLHVVRGNNDLGFAWADKLPDQSLFDLEGWQILLVHDRADVPAELAGEIKVVITGHSHKPLIDWRGERLWLNPGSAGPRRFKLPVTVAILELGPAGVEAQLVPLLQ; encoded by the coding sequence ATGAAAGTTGGCGTTATCTCCGACACTCACGGGCTGTTGCGTCCAGAGGCCCTGGCGGCCTTGCAGGGCTGTGCGCGGATTGTGCACGCGGGTGATATCGGCAAGCCGGAGATCCTCGAGCAACTGGCGCGCCTCGCCCCCTTGCACGTGGTGCGTGGCAACAATGACCTGGGTTTTGCCTGGGCCGATAAACTGCCGGATCAGTCGCTGTTCGATCTGGAAGGCTGGCAGATTCTGCTGGTTCACGACCGCGCGGATGTGCCAGCGGAACTGGCGGGTGAGATCAAGGTGGTGATCACCGGCCACTCGCACAAGCCGCTGATCGACTGGCGTGGTGAGCGCCTGTGGCTCAATCCCGGCAGCGCCGGGCCGCGGCGCTTCAAACTGCCGGTGACCGTGGCGATTCTGGAGTTGGGGCCAGCGGGGGTAGAGGCGCAGCTGGTGCCTCTGCTGCAATGA
- a CDS encoding DUF2945 domain-containing protein — MSSAFKKGDTVTWNSEAGVIHGKVVKKHTEDVEFRGRTRHCSKDQPQYEVKSDKTGATAMHKEDALKKA, encoded by the coding sequence ATGAGCAGTGCATTCAAGAAGGGCGATACCGTGACCTGGAATTCCGAGGCCGGGGTGATTCACGGCAAGGTGGTCAAGAAGCATACCGAGGATGTCGAGTTTCGCGGGCGTACCCGACATTGCTCCAAGGACCAGCCGCAGTACGAGGTCAAGAGTGACAAGACCGGGGCGACGGCGATGCACAAGGAAGACGCGTTGAAAAAGGCCTAG
- a CDS encoding sigma-54 interaction domain-containing protein: MSAESLIATDALNVQALSSYLEHDDCPTIILDTEYRIVAANAAYQRHFAVEGREHLGAKCFKVSHEYAVPCDQAGEHCPMRKAFDSHRPERVLHIHHTPRGPEHVDVELRPVLDSQQRVVAYVERLQSVELASAQPQKQGLVGTSAPFKQALAALQRAAPSSIPVLLQGESGTGKELFARALHMGSPRASGPLVVVDCTGLSEALFESELFGHEKGAFTGALYKKTGLAEAAHGGTLFLDEIGDVPLAMQVKLLRLIESGSFRPVGSLRTVHADFRVVAATHKPLPRMVEQGSFRQDLFYRINAFTIDLPPLRERREDLPLLIESHLRNLAPGGRTRVDASALRHLQRHNFPGNIRELKNILERARLFSDDGVIRDKDLPAHLLATPPLPHRQDDGLARIAHALHGFTGSRAELAKELGISERTLYRRLKALGLG; the protein is encoded by the coding sequence ATGTCCGCCGAATCCCTGATTGCCACCGATGCCTTGAACGTCCAGGCGCTGTCTTCCTACCTGGAACACGATGACTGCCCAACCATCATTCTCGACACCGAATACCGCATCGTGGCGGCCAATGCCGCCTACCAGCGCCATTTTGCGGTGGAAGGGCGTGAACATCTGGGCGCCAAGTGCTTCAAGGTCTCCCATGAGTACGCAGTGCCTTGCGACCAAGCCGGCGAGCATTGCCCGATGCGCAAGGCCTTCGACAGCCATCGCCCGGAACGCGTCCTGCATATCCACCACACTCCGCGCGGACCAGAACATGTCGATGTAGAGCTGCGTCCGGTGCTCGACAGCCAGCAGCGTGTGGTGGCCTACGTCGAACGCCTGCAGAGCGTCGAACTGGCCTCGGCACAGCCGCAGAAGCAGGGCCTGGTCGGCACATCGGCGCCCTTCAAGCAGGCGCTCGCTGCCCTGCAGCGTGCGGCGCCCTCCTCCATCCCGGTGCTGCTGCAGGGCGAGTCGGGTACCGGCAAGGAACTGTTCGCCCGCGCCCTGCACATGGGCAGCCCACGCGCCAGCGGCCCGCTGGTGGTGGTCGATTGCACCGGGCTGAGTGAAGCCTTGTTCGAAAGCGAGTTGTTCGGGCATGAAAAAGGCGCCTTCACCGGCGCCCTGTACAAGAAGACCGGGCTGGCCGAAGCGGCGCATGGCGGCACGCTGTTTCTCGACGAGATCGGCGACGTGCCACTGGCCATGCAGGTCAAGCTGCTGCGCCTGATCGAGTCGGGCAGCTTTCGTCCCGTGGGCAGCCTGCGTACCGTGCATGCCGATTTTCGCGTCGTGGCGGCGACGCACAAGCCGCTGCCACGCATGGTCGAACAAGGCAGCTTTCGCCAGGACCTGTTCTACCGCATCAATGCCTTCACCATCGACCTGCCGCCGTTGCGTGAACGCCGCGAAGACCTGCCACTGCTGATCGAAAGCCACCTGCGCAACCTGGCGCCCGGCGGCCGCACGCGTGTCGACGCCAGCGCCCTCAGGCACCTGCAGCGGCACAATTTCCCCGGCAATATCCGCGAACTGAAGAACATCCTCGAACGCGCCCGGCTGTTCAGTGACGACGGCGTGATTCGCGACAAGGACCTGCCCGCGCACCTGCTTGCCACGCCGCCACTGCCACACCGTCAGGACGACGGCCTGGCCCGCATCGCCCACGCCCTGCACGGGTTCACCGGCTCACGCGCGGAGCTGGCCAAAGAACTGGGCATCAGCGAACGCACCTTGTATCGCCGGCTGAAGGCACTGGGGCTGGGGTAA
- a CDS encoding MBL fold metallo-hydrolase, translating into MNIGANIWLEAFFDEASSTFSYLLLDLPSRRCALIDSVLDYDCKSGRTATRAADQLVERVQALNAQVEWILETHVHADHLSAASYLKRQVGGRIGIGSRIRDVQSVFGDLFNAGAGFRRDGSQFDVLLEDRQVISVGGLQVTTLHTPGHTPACMTYVVSDGDETLAFVGDTLFMPDYGTARCDFPGGDARMLFRSIRRILALPEATRIFLCHDYRPDGRPLAFETTVAAQRAANIHVHDGVEEEAFVRMREARDATLDMPVLMLPAVQVNMRSGQLPEPEDNGVRYLKIPLDAI; encoded by the coding sequence ATGAACATCGGTGCGAACATCTGGCTTGAAGCCTTCTTCGACGAGGCTTCGTCCACTTTCAGTTATCTGCTGCTCGATCTGCCCAGCCGCCGCTGCGCGTTGATCGACAGCGTGCTGGACTACGATTGCAAATCCGGGCGCACCGCCACCCGCGCGGCTGACCAGCTCGTCGAACGCGTGCAGGCGCTGAACGCCCAGGTGGAGTGGATCCTGGAAACCCATGTGCATGCCGACCATCTCAGCGCCGCCAGTTATCTCAAGCGCCAGGTCGGTGGCCGCATCGGCATTGGCAGTCGGATTCGCGACGTGCAGAGCGTGTTCGGTGATCTGTTCAACGCCGGTGCAGGGTTTCGCCGCGATGGCAGCCAGTTCGACGTGCTGCTCGAAGACCGGCAGGTGATCAGTGTTGGCGGCCTGCAGGTCACCACCCTGCATACGCCTGGACACACGCCGGCATGCATGACCTACGTGGTCAGCGACGGCGACGAGACGCTGGCCTTCGTCGGCGATACGCTGTTCATGCCCGACTACGGCACCGCACGCTGCGACTTTCCCGGTGGCGATGCACGCATGCTGTTTCGTTCGATCCGCCGCATCCTGGCCTTGCCCGAAGCGACCCGGATCTTTCTGTGCCACGACTATCGGCCTGACGGCCGCCCGCTGGCCTTCGAGACCACAGTCGCGGCACAGCGTGCGGCGAACATCCATGTGCATGACGGCGTCGAGGAAGAGGCGTTCGTGCGCATGCGTGAAGCCCGCGATGCCACGCTGGACATGCCGGTGCTGATGCTGCCGGCGGTGCAGGTCAACATGCGCAGCGGCCAGTTGCCCGAGCCGGAGGACAACGGTGTGCGCTACCTGAAAATCCCCCTGGACGCGATATGA
- a CDS encoding FAD/NAD(P)-binding oxidoreductase: MSVLHHQVLIVGAGSAGIATAASLKAREPGLDIALIDPADTHYYQPGWTLVGGGAFDVRATARPMASVIPRGVQWLRAAVRAFEPEADTVVLDDGRRVGYSQLIVCPGLKLDWAAIEGLPESLGEHGVTSNYRFDLAPYTWELVRQLRGGRALFTQPPMPIKCAGAPQKALYLACDHWRRQGLGSAIQARFFNAGGVLFGVPDYVPTLMEYVDKYAIDLQFNHRLVAVDGPGKTATFLRSAADGSVATVIEPFDMLHVVPPQVASDFIRNSPLADTGGWLDVDPASLAHRRFANIHGLGDVINTSNAKTMAAARQQAPVVACNVLAALGMRSSRATYQGYGSCPLTVERGKIVLAEFEYGGRLAPTFPRWLLEGRRPTRLAWWLKAWLLPPFYWHGMLKGREWLAGVRSAEQAPHG, translated from the coding sequence ATGTCAGTGCTTCACCACCAGGTGCTGATCGTCGGCGCCGGCTCGGCCGGTATCGCCACCGCAGCCAGTCTCAAGGCCCGTGAGCCCGGTCTGGATATCGCGCTGATCGACCCGGCCGATACGCATTACTACCAACCGGGCTGGACGCTGGTGGGCGGCGGCGCTTTCGACGTGCGTGCCACGGCAAGGCCCATGGCCTCGGTGATTCCCCGTGGCGTGCAGTGGTTACGCGCCGCAGTGCGCGCCTTCGAGCCTGAGGCCGACACAGTGGTGCTGGACGATGGCCGGCGTGTCGGTTATTCGCAGCTGATTGTCTGCCCTGGTCTGAAGCTCGACTGGGCGGCCATCGAAGGATTACCGGAAAGTCTTGGCGAGCATGGCGTGACCTCCAACTATCGCTTCGACCTGGCGCCCTATACCTGGGAGTTGGTGCGCCAGTTGCGCGGTGGTCGGGCGCTGTTCACCCAGCCGCCGATGCCGATCAAATGTGCTGGTGCACCGCAGAAAGCCTTGTACCTGGCCTGTGACCACTGGCGACGCCAGGGCTTGGGGTCGGCCATACAGGCGCGTTTCTTCAACGCCGGCGGCGTGTTGTTCGGCGTCCCGGACTACGTGCCGACATTGATGGAATACGTGGACAAGTACGCCATCGACCTGCAGTTCAATCACCGTCTGGTCGCCGTGGATGGCCCTGGCAAGACCGCGACTTTCCTGCGCAGCGCGGCTGACGGCAGTGTGGCGACGGTCATCGAGCCGTTTGACATGCTGCATGTGGTACCGCCCCAGGTGGCCTCGGATTTCATTCGCAACAGCCCGCTGGCCGATACCGGCGGCTGGCTGGACGTCGACCCCGCCAGCTTGGCGCACCGACGCTTTGCCAACATTCATGGCCTGGGCGACGTGATCAACACCAGCAATGCCAAGACCATGGCCGCCGCCCGCCAGCAGGCCCCGGTGGTCGCCTGTAATGTGCTGGCAGCACTGGGCATGCGCAGTTCGCGGGCAACCTATCAGGGCTATGGCTCGTGCCCCTTGACCGTGGAGCGCGGCAAGATCGTCCTGGCTGAATTCGAATACGGGGGCCGTCTGGCGCCGACTTTCCCGCGCTGGCTGCTGGAGGGGCGCCGGCCGACGCGGCTGGCCTGGTGGCTGAAAGCCTGGCTGCTGCCGCCGTTCTATTGGCACGGCATGCTCAAGGGGCGTGAATGGCTGGCGGGCGTTCGCTCGGCCGAGCAGGCGCCGCACGGATGA
- a CDS encoding sulfite exporter TauE/SafE family protein, with protein sequence MITGIALGALMGLILALTGAGGGILAVPALVFGMGMSMAEAAPVGLLAVGLAAGVGAVLGLRQGIVRYKAALFMAAIGMASAPLGLHLARQVANAPLALAFAAVLVLVALRTLGKAHRQLRGEVTAPAPALLPCVLNPTKGRLRWTLPCARALAFTGFASGLLSGLLGVGGGFVIVPALTRYTNLPGNSVVATSLAIIALVSTATVSTAAATGALHWAAAIPFAGGALLGLLLGRQIAERLAGPRLQQLFALAAMAAAALLAAHALGGR encoded by the coding sequence ATGATCACCGGCATCGCACTGGGTGCGTTGATGGGGCTGATCCTGGCCCTGACCGGTGCCGGCGGCGGCATCCTCGCGGTGCCTGCGCTGGTGTTCGGTATGGGGATGAGCATGGCCGAGGCGGCGCCGGTGGGCCTGCTGGCGGTTGGCTTGGCGGCCGGTGTCGGTGCGGTGCTGGGTTTGCGCCAGGGCATCGTGCGCTACAAGGCCGCCTTGTTCATGGCCGCGATTGGCATGGCCAGTGCGCCGTTGGGCCTGCATTTGGCCCGACAGGTGGCCAACGCGCCATTGGCCCTGGCGTTCGCGGCCGTGCTGGTGCTGGTGGCGCTGCGCACGCTGGGCAAGGCGCATCGGCAGCTACGCGGTGAAGTGACAGCGCCAGCCCCGGCCTTGCTGCCCTGTGTGCTCAACCCGACCAAGGGCCGCTTGCGCTGGACCCTGCCGTGCGCCCGGGCTCTGGCGTTCACCGGTTTCGCCTCGGGGCTGCTCTCGGGCCTGCTGGGCGTCGGCGGCGGTTTCGTGATCGTGCCCGCGCTGACGCGCTATACCAACCTGCCCGGCAACAGCGTGGTCGCCACCTCGCTGGCGATCATCGCCCTGGTGTCGACCGCGACGGTCTCCACGGCGGCTGCCACGGGTGCGCTGCACTGGGCAGCGGCGATACCGTTCGCCGGGGGCGCACTGTTGGGGCTGCTGCTCGGTCGGCAGATCGCCGAGCGCCTGGCCGGTCCGCGCCTGCAACAGCTGTTTGCCCTTGCCGCAATGGCCGCCGCCGCGCTGTTGGCCGCGCATGCCTTGGGCGGGCGCTGA
- the mapR gene encoding GntR family transcriptional regulator MpaR (MapR regulates genes involved in Pseudomonas quinolone signal (PQS) production and anthranilate metabolism), which produces MKRYEQLAEDIAQMIRTRTLKAGEKLPSVRVASQRFAVSPSTVFQAYYRLEDRGLIQARERSGYYVREHANRSLSEPVIHASPAIGTDVDVSELVFSVLASLQDPQTVPFGSAFPSPDLFPLPRLARSMAHSVRGLSPHGVIADMTSGNQELRRQIALRYLNSGVHPAREELVITNGAMEALSLCLQSVTEPGDLVAIEAPAFYACLQMLERLKLKAVEIPVHPREGVDLQHLADSLERLPIKACWFMSSLQNPLGASMPDDKKRALYELLKRHELPLIEDDVYAELYYGTRAPRPVKSFDTEGLVMHCGSFSKCLAPGYRVGWVAGGRFAAKVSRLKLMTSISPSVPAQAAIADYLQDGAYDRHLRKLRHTLEMQQGAMLASAARHFPEQTRVTRPGGGYFLWFEFPEPVDSLKLYQMALAQGISIAPGPMFSAQRKFGHCARLNHGYPWTPQSEAAMAVLGRLLASFLP; this is translated from the coding sequence ATGAAACGCTACGAACAGCTTGCCGAAGACATCGCCCAGATGATCCGCACCCGCACCCTCAAGGCCGGGGAAAAGCTGCCCTCGGTACGGGTCGCCAGCCAGCGCTTCGCGGTCAGCCCCTCCACGGTGTTTCAGGCCTACTACCGCCTCGAAGACCGTGGTCTGATCCAGGCCCGCGAGCGCTCCGGCTACTACGTACGCGAACACGCCAACCGCTCGCTGAGCGAGCCGGTGATCCACGCCAGCCCTGCCATTGGCACCGACGTGGACGTCAGCGAGCTGGTGTTCTCCGTGCTGGCCAGCCTGCAGGATCCGCAGACCGTCCCCTTCGGCTCGGCCTTCCCCAGCCCGGACCTGTTTCCCCTGCCCCGCCTGGCGCGTTCCATGGCCCATAGCGTGCGCGGTCTGTCACCGCACGGGGTAATCGCCGACATGACCAGTGGCAACCAGGAACTGCGTCGGCAAATCGCCCTGCGCTACCTCAACAGCGGCGTTCACCCGGCCCGCGAAGAACTGGTGATCACCAACGGCGCCATGGAGGCGCTGAGTCTGTGCCTGCAATCGGTAACCGAACCAGGCGACCTGGTGGCCATCGAGGCTCCGGCCTTCTATGCGTGCCTGCAGATGCTCGAACGCCTCAAGCTCAAGGCCGTGGAAATTCCGGTGCACCCGCGTGAAGGGGTCGACCTGCAGCACCTGGCCGACAGCCTGGAGCGCCTGCCGATCAAGGCCTGCTGGTTCATGAGCAGCCTGCAGAACCCGCTCGGAGCGAGCATGCCCGATGACAAGAAACGGGCCCTCTACGAGCTGCTCAAGCGACACGAGCTGCCGCTGATCGAGGACGACGTGTACGCCGAGCTGTACTACGGCACCCGTGCACCGCGCCCGGTGAAGAGCTTCGACACCGAGGGCCTGGTGATGCACTGCGGCTCGTTCTCCAAATGCCTGGCCCCCGGCTACCGGGTCGGCTGGGTCGCCGGCGGGCGCTTCGCGGCGAAGGTCAGCCGCCTCAAGCTGATGACCAGCATTTCCCCCTCGGTGCCAGCGCAAGCGGCAATCGCCGACTACCTGCAAGACGGCGCCTATGACCGCCACTTGCGCAAGCTGCGCCATACCCTGGAAATGCAGCAGGGTGCGATGCTTGCCTCGGCCGCCCGGCACTTTCCCGAGCAGACGCGGGTCACGCGGCCTGGCGGTGGCTATTTCCTGTGGTTCGAATTTCCCGAGCCGGTCGACTCGCTGAAGCTCTACCAGATGGCACTCGCCCAGGGCATCAGCATCGCACCAGGGCCGATGTTCTCGGCGCAGCGCAAGTTCGGCCACTGCGCACGGCTGAACCACGGCTACCCCTGGACGCCGCAGAGCGAAGCCGCCATGGCCGTACTGGGCCGGCTGCTGGCCTCGTTCCTGCCCTGA
- a CDS encoding amino acid synthesis family protein, translating into MAFQIRKLVTYHEQIFIEGGKAVQTPLNMVAVAAVISNPWHARGFVDDLKPEIRAHCSALGELIVARLAEAIGGAGHIQAYGKAAVVGEAGEVEHASAVIHTLRFGNHFREAVDAKSYLVFTNKRGGPGTSIQVPMMHKDDEGLRSHYLTLEMRIDDAPRADEIIVVLGAADGGRPHARIGNRYLDQQELATEAAPI; encoded by the coding sequence ATGGCTTTTCAGATACGCAAACTGGTCACCTATCACGAACAGATCTTCATCGAGGGTGGCAAGGCAGTGCAGACACCACTGAACATGGTGGCCGTAGCGGCGGTGATCAGCAATCCGTGGCATGCCCGGGGCTTCGTCGACGACCTCAAGCCAGAGATTCGCGCCCACTGTTCGGCGCTGGGCGAGCTGATCGTCGCGCGCCTGGCCGAGGCCATCGGGGGAGCGGGGCATATACAGGCGTACGGCAAGGCGGCCGTGGTGGGCGAAGCCGGAGAGGTGGAACACGCCTCGGCGGTCATTCATACCTTGCGTTTTGGCAATCATTTCCGCGAGGCGGTAGACGCCAAGAGCTACCTGGTGTTCACCAATAAACGCGGTGGGCCGGGCACTTCGATCCAGGTGCCGATGATGCACAAGGACGACGAGGGTCTGCGTTCGCATTACCTGACCTTGGAGATGCGCATCGATGACGCACCACGCGCCGACGAAATCATCGTGGTGCTGGGCGCCGCCGACGGCGGCCGGCCGCATGCGCGGATCGGTAACCGCTACCTGGACCAGCAGGAACTGGCCACTGAAGCGGCGCCCATCTGA
- a CDS encoding alpha/beta fold hydrolase yields MNVPLILLPGLLNDARLWAPQRAVLEPDRAVQVPDLTLDDSIAAMARRVLDAAPPRFALGALSMGGYVALEIVRQAPQRVERLALVDTMARPDSADRARVRRGLLELAHMGTFKGVTPQLLPKLIHRNSLDTPAAQTVRDMALAVGREGFIRQQQAIIERADYSAWLADIQVPTLVIVGADDQITPVEEAQFIHQGIAGSRLEIIAECGHLPPLEHPELTTRLLQQWLSA; encoded by the coding sequence TTGAATGTTCCGCTGATTCTGCTTCCCGGCCTGTTGAACGATGCGCGCCTGTGGGCGCCACAACGCGCCGTCCTCGAACCTGACCGAGCCGTTCAGGTTCCTGACCTCACCCTGGATGACAGCATCGCCGCCATGGCGCGCCGGGTGCTGGACGCTGCACCGCCGCGTTTCGCCCTGGGGGCATTGTCGATGGGGGGCTATGTGGCGCTGGAGATCGTGCGCCAGGCCCCGCAGCGCGTCGAACGCCTGGCCCTGGTGGACACCATGGCCCGTCCGGACAGCGCAGACCGTGCGCGGGTGCGTCGTGGCCTGCTGGAATTGGCGCACATGGGCACCTTCAAGGGCGTGACGCCGCAACTGCTGCCCAAGCTGATTCACCGCAACAGCCTGGACACGCCAGCCGCCCAGACGGTGCGCGACATGGCCCTGGCGGTGGGACGCGAAGGATTCATTCGCCAGCAGCAGGCGATCATTGAGCGCGCCGACTATTCGGCATGGTTGGCAGATATCCAGGTGCCGACCCTGGTGATCGTGGGCGCAGACGACCAGATCACCCCGGTGGAGGAAGCACAATTCATCCACCAGGGCATAGCCGGTTCGCGGCTGGAGATCATTGCCGAATGCGGCCACCTGCCGCCGCTGGAGCATCCCGAGTTGACCACCCGGCTGCTGCAGCAATGGCTTTCGGCCTAG